A segment of the Amia ocellicauda isolate fAmiCal2 chromosome 5, fAmiCal2.hap1, whole genome shotgun sequence genome:
GTTAAAGTAGTTTGTTCTCCTAAACGGTATAGTAGAAATACAGTTGTTTAGGGggtgtataatgttttattaataaaaaaaagatatacttaattattaaaattcaaacaaaaaagcagTAGTTATGTCAAAGCATGGCATTTTGCATTAAGTATGGCAATATAATGTGTTGGTTATGCTTAAGTTGATGCTCAAATATACTGCTATCCTTATACTGTTCAATAATTGTTTTTCAGAGAATACATCCCAACACCTGTGCCAACTACGTTTCAAAGATCTCTGCacgcaaaagacatgcagagagTTCAGAGCAGAGTAGCCATCTGCCTGACACCAAGAAAGACTGTCCCATCAAAGTGCCGAGAGAGGGTGCTGAGGAGAGGCCGGTGAAGCAAGCAAAGCTTCAAACCTCCATAAAGACAGTGTCGCAAAAGAAGGTGAACACACTGGTATTCAACTTCATTGTGGAAGACGTACAAGCCTTTTCCCTCCTCGAACAGCCTTCCTTCATCAAGCTCATTGAAGGACTCCAGCCGGGCAGGACCCTCATGTGCCAGAAGACTCTACTGGAAAGGATTGGATGGGCTTTCCAGTCTATGAAAGAAAAGGTGACCGCGACGCTGAACGGTGTCTCTTCAGTGTGCAGTACGGCTGATATCTGGTCAGCTCACGGGCGCAACTTCTTTGGGGTGACCTGCCACTGGATAGATGAAAGCTCCCTGGAGCGAAAGTCGGTAGCCCTGTCATGTGCACCGATACAGGGCAGCTCCACCTGCGATGTCATTGTCGCAAAGCTCAACGAAGTCCACTCGACATTCAGCCTCCAGAATAAGTTACGCTGCACGGTGACAGACAACGGGAGCAGCTTTGCGAAGCCGTTCGATGAGTTTGCTTacagggagaaaaaagaaatggcGGTGCAGACTTTTGAGATAATCTTCGAAGACGTGAATGAGATTCTGGAGAGTGACATCAAGGAGCTCCAGTTCCTGCTTCCACCGCACCAGCGCTGTGCTGCTAACGCCCTGGGTGACATTGCCTCTGAAGAGGTCGACAGAGCAATGTCGAGTGGGGTAACTCGCAGTCTGTACAGAAATGCAATGGAGAAATGTTCAGCTCTGTGGATCAAAACGCACAATTACACATTTGCTTCGAAAGCGCTAGAAGACCTTGCCAATATGGACACGGTTGTTCGAAACGCAGCAAGGTGGCTGCATGAGTATCGTGCCATCCAGAAGATAGTACTGCTTTCGAAGGAACATTTGGGAGAAGCTTGTGAGAGCTTGGGTGTGGACAAGTTCCACAGTGAAGACATATCACTCCTGCAGGAATACGTGGAGGTGCTGAAGCCTCTGGCATACTCCATAGACTTCATTCAAGGGGAGAAGAAATGTTTTCTCGGCTACCTCTTGCCAACGCTGCTCACACTCAAGACAAAGCTGTCCGAGAGGAAGCCCCATGTGCGCTTCTGTGCGCAACTCGTCGATGCCCTCATCGGTGCCATCGACCGTCGTTTCGAGAAGCTCATGAGTAGCCGGGATGCCAAAGTGGCCACCGTCACCATTCCCAAATTCCGCACGTGGTGGCTCCCCCTGGACCAgaaggtggaggtggagaaTATGTTGGTGGAAGCGGCCGTAGTGGAGGACATGTGGCGTGGCGGGAGAGATGCCAAGGCCACATGCGACTCCGATTCGGAGTCGGAGGACAACTTCTTCAGCTTTGCCACCTCCCACAAGCAAGCAAACCCCACTGTAGAAGACGAGGTAAAAAACTACCTGCAGGACACAGACAAGTGCATCTCGTCTCTGAAAAAGTACCCCACTGTGAAGCACCTCTTCATTAAGTATAACACCACGTTGCTATCAAGTGCTCCCGTGGAGCGCCTGTTTAGCCACAAAGGACAGATTCTTGTCCCACAGCACAACTGCATGAACGATGAGTACTTTGAGCAGGTCCTGTTGTTACGCTACAATCGGGAATTAGGTCCGTTTCTGCTGGGAGATGAATGATTTGAGAATTGAACCCTGACATGAAGCCAAGGATGTGCTGTATTGAAGTGGTtgagaaaccaaagcttcaTCTCacaaagttttatatatatatatatatatttttttttttatgattatgattagtaTAGTTAGAGAATATAGTAGTATATTAGGTTGGTGTGGGTGATGCTTTGTAAACGTGACTTAACATTAATACATTGTTCTGCATGTCCATTTTCTTTGTGAAAAGCTGCTCAAGCAAAGTTATGTGATACAATCATTGTAACAATTTAAAACAGTTGAACAAAGACAAAGGATgttgtattaattttaataaatgagTTGGTTGATCTTTAGTACGAGTTTGGTTGTTGtgcttatgttgtttttttcacaacAGAAACTAcaagtagaaaataaaatatatttgggtGGTATGTGTAACCTGAAACGCTGCTTACAAATCTTTCGTCTTTAAGTGATTGTGAATTAAAAGTAGCTTCTCACAGAACTGGGTGTGATTGTGGAATTTTTTTCAAGATACATGataaggttttatttatttatttatttatttatttatgaatgctgCTCCCTTTAGGAATATCTTGGGTGTGGACACAGAATCGTAGTGAGCAGAAAATCCCAACCCCCTCACTTCCTAATCTACTATTTATCCTTTATTCACCTTTTGGAAAACTGCCCCAGGTCAAGGTGCGAGCGCAGAATGGCTCCTCTCTGGCACTTGTTTAGGTTTATGAAATCCGCATAATCCCCTGTCTAGTTGTGAGGTTTTTTCTGTTAATTGCCTGAATGTTTTTCCTGGTATAGGCCTTCCAGTTATTTAATACCTAATCTATAAAAGGCATCTATACAGAAAAGCTTTGGAATTGAAAAAATATTACCTTCTATAATTGTATCATGTATAATTTAACGAGGGAtgtatttctgtaatatttgaaTAGCAAACGGGAGACAAtacccctgcacacacagacagacagagaatgTGATAGGGAATGGATTGGCTCCAGCAAAAGATTTCCTAACAGGTCTGACCTTGGCCTGTCAGACCGGATTGCTGGCGGATTGATCTAttctttttctgttgttgttttctttcccaTTTTTACCCGTTACTCTACAAAAACTTCCATGAACCTATTTTGGGAGCAGATGAAATACACTCTATAGCCGAGAAAGTTGCATAATGTCATCTGAAGGGTTTACTGGCGTTTTGTGTTTATGTAAACactttaatctttatttttattgtttgaatatttgtgcaatatataaaataactccTGTCGGACATCATAGGGTTAAAATACACATTCCTTTTATTTTGCACGCTACTGCTGCAAAATAAGTTTGCAAGCAACTTAAATAATCAGTATAAATAACAGGTTACACTGAAGGCAGGGAATGTCACCAGCGTGGTGCCAATGTCAGCCGCAGTCAAGCTGGGCAGCGTATCATTGAGCTGAGGAGCTGCAATCTGGGTTCAGGTGAAACCCGAGCCCCTGTTGACTTCTCCTTGCTGCTCTCAGGAAGGCGGGGAGGATGAAGGGAGGATGAATGAGCTGCCTGTGAGGCCGGTATGCGCGAGGGCAGGGGGCCGCAGCTCTCGGTGCCGCAGTGATCTCCCTCGGGCAGGCGGCACTGCGATCGTTGGCTGTCTGCTGCCCCTGGGCGCTCTTCAATAATACATGGTTGCACAGCTGTGGGTTGATGTCCCTGCTGTTGTTGTGCAAGCAGAGGATGGTCACAGTACTCAGTGATACTCCGTGTTACCTGCCCTGCAGTCAGAACCACCCAGAAGCCGAGCATTCGCATTTGATGCCGCTCTTTTGGTTTCCCTGACAAATATGTCGTCAGGTATGTGGCCAATTAGTCATGCACACACCCTGGTGAGTTACTCCTTTTACAATTAACAACTGGTGGAAAATATGTTAAGCACCATTGTGAATCATATATGTACCATAGCTGACAGGCGTACCAAGAGAGAGACACGCTGGTGCACCATCACTTCAACACTGTTAATATTGATAGTTTGAAAAAGCTAAGGAACACTCTTGCCACACAGTATATGTGTAATGGGagagttaaagaaaaaaatgtgttacTTAATCACTAAAGAGGAACATTGATGCCTGGGTTGCAGGTGTACTGGGATCGAGGAACAGAGGAGCCCTTTCTCTCCCTCGGTCCTTATCTGACACACTGCTGGTCTTGTCAGGGAACAAGGGGCTGTAAAGTCACGTCAAAGCAGTTTCAACTCAAACTACCAAAAGGCAACATTTGACACTGTCCATTCCTGCATTTCCCAAACCCTGCAACAGAGAGGGCAGGTTTACCACAAAAAAGACACAAacgagaaaaatacaataacagCTAAACAATATTCAGACTCTTTATTCGGCACTGAGGTTCTGTATTGCAGTGTCGAAAGGAGAGACCTTACACTATATACCATTGTATTACATTGGTAGCTACTTTATCCCGTATTAAGACTGCCAGTTCTGAAGTTTTCCATATTTCAGGAGTGCCACGGATTTTTGGAAAAGACGCTAGagacaaattaaacattaaataaataatccctACCAAACTTAAACAATTATGTACATTAGAACAACCACAGGTTTCTTTCTGAAAGTAagatttgtatgtatgttttgaaTGCTGTGGGCAGGTGTCAGGGAGTGGTGAACCACATACCATTTTGTTTAAGTGGGTTTGCCTTGGGAAACTATATGATAATATCTATAATGTATGCAGTTACCCTTCTAAAAACACCCACAAAAGTTACTGTAGCTCTTTTAATCATGACGATTAAAGTCAAACTGTGTTAAAACCCTTAAGCATGAGTCCCTGAAACAATTGGTGTTGTTTTTGAACTAATCAATAAAGTCCCCTAAATGCACTGTATTATAAATGGCACATTCAGGAATATAAAACACTATTCCCAGTGTAGCCAGGGggctttgtctgtgtgtgtaacagATTACAAAACATGCAGCTTTTTAAACGAACACAAAGTAATGAAACAGGTGTGGTGAAACAAGACTCCTAGTTTCCACTTTTGTGGGCATTACAACGGCAGTATTTCCATAATAAAATTAGAAGACAATAAAAGCttgtattgattttcattaCTATCATGTACGGTCTATGAGATACAATGCGTCAAAGCTGACAAAGCAGTAACATTGTGATGTACAAGGAtggattaaattattatttgctTGTCGCTGGCGTGTGTGCAACGATAAGGCAGAGAACTGGGGCAGGCCTTTCAGACCTTGATAAATGAGACTCATCTGAACCGCTTCTCTAAAGATAATGTGCAAAGTTTTCAAGTGGGATAATTAGATAACAAGGAAAAACGACACTAAAGCCATCAAAAGCCATTAAGACCACTTTCATTAAAGCTTTAGGTACAGTtacataaaatgcaaaatagtattgaataaactatttttacATATGTTGTGAACCATTGTCTCTGATCAGCTTTTGTATTGAAATACTCAAAAATGAACAAGTCCGAAGTATTTTCAGGTTGTATTTGGCTTACTGTAATAGAcctatgtaaatattttactgAATGTTTCCATTCTTTGCACTTCCTGTAGACAGTCCCTTCATTGCCAGCCTTTAACAAACTGAAGCAGCCATTGCAGGATTAACTTTCatcattaattgttttatttttaatttctcacattatatatataaacacaatacacTTTCCTTTGAAAAGACTGTAGTTTAATGTTAAATTCTTCATAGGTAATTATTGTCTTATTCCAGGCccaaaatgtgttaaatatcaCTTGCAGGTGAATACAAAGGGGTCCCTATTTTTCCTATTCAGTGCGGCTTAGTGTGTTATCACTATGTCCCATTTAGTACTTACGTACAAACAGACCAGTCAGTCATAAAGGTAAATGCAAAGGCGATCATAACAAGGAAATTGGAAATGAAACTAAATGTCAAGTAAATAAAGCTAGCTGTAAAAGTGTGGTCCTGTGTCCCATCCTACATCCATCTAGTATTATTACAAAAGGTTCGGCCCTAAATTGCcagtatttaacattttaatacctctcaaatgcattttactttaaatgaaaataatacataaaaaaaaaacaattaacaaaCATAATTTACAAAATAGATTGGAGTCTTTTATGATCCTGACTTGCTTATTAAGTCCATTAATGCTGTAGAATGCTTTTAAAGAGACAATGGAAACATCTAGCAGATGAATTAgcgttttttttccccacacactGACGCAGAATGACAAGACACTAGTTGCTTAGCCGcctttttagaaaaacattcatAGGAAATTTgattatacatatacactcacctaaaggattattaggaacaccatactaatactgtgtttgaccccctttcgccttcagaactgccttaattctacgtggcattgattcaacaaggtgctgaaagcattctttagaaatgttggcccatattgataggatagcatcttgcagttgatggagatttgtgggatgcacatccagggcacgaagctcccgttccaccacatcccaaagatgctctattgggttgagatctggtgactgtgggggccagtttagtacagtgaactcattgtcatgttcaagaaaccaatttgaaatgattcgacctttgtgacatggtgcattatcctgctggaagtagccatcagaggatgggtacatggtggtcataaagggatggacatggtcagaaacaatgctcaggtaggccgtggcatttaaacgatgcccaattggcactaaggggcctaaagtgtgccaagaaaacatcccccacaccattacaccaccaccaccagcctgcacagtggtaacaaggcatgatggatccatgttctcattctgtttacgccaaattctgactctaccatctgaatgtctcaacagaaatcgagactcatcagaccaggcaacatttttccagtcttcaactgtccaattttggtgaacttgtgcaaattgtagcctctttttcctatttgtagtggagatgagtggtacccggtggggtcttctgctgttgtagcccatccgcctcaaggttgtacgtgttgtggcttcacaaatgctttgctgcatacctcggttgtaacgagtggttatttcagccaaagttgctcttctatcagcttgaatcagtcggcccattctcctctgacctctagcatcaacaaggcattttcgccgcatactggatgtttttcccttttcacaccattctttgtaaaccctagaaatggttgtgcgtgaaaatcccagtaactgagcagattgtgaaatactcagaccggcccgcctggcaccaacaaccatgccacgctcaaaattgcttaaatcacctttctttcccattcagacattcagtttggagttcaggagattgtcttgaccaggaccacacccctaaatgcattgaagcaactgccatgtgattggttggttagataattgcattaatgagaaattgaacaggtgttcctaataatcctttaggtgagtgtaatttaTCTAGCTAAGAAGACCAGTACAACTGTCGTCAACTAATTGTGTCAAAGATACATTGTGACGATAGATTTCTATACCAGATGTACTGTGTTGGACGAAAGGCTGCTGAACACTCAGTACTATGCAACACTGTCCTTGCTGATACCATGCTCTTGAGGATAAGGGATTGTCCTGTTGTCTGTCAGTCTCTTCCTGTGGTTATCTGCCCACCCTCAGCTCAGCTCCAGGTTCCGGAGGAATTCCCGAAAATGGTCAAAATGTCCGGCTTGTGCTTGGAAGTACGTGTGCGCCAGATATGACAGGTACGCCGTGACCTTTGGCCCCTGCTCCTCTCTCGCTCTATGAGGCTGCCACATAAATTGTCTCtttcacaaaaagaaaaaatcctCCTCAGAAAAATGCCATTGTCTCTTTCTCGGTCAGAGACCCATGgtgtgggtgtttttctgttttttgtgtcaCATTAGGATTAACACACGGATAAGAAGAAAATCATAAGTCTTTTGTCTGTTACAACAGTGCATGCTGTTGGGTTTGGAGTGGAATTTCACACCGGGACATCATTGGCTGGGACAGAGATGACGAGGAGAGTGAACGAGGGTTTAACCTTGGATTGACTTGGCCTCCCACAAGACCCTCTCCGATTCGGGTATCCCCGCAGTGAGGTGCTGGGATCTCTGCAGAGTTTGTAACGGAGCCTCATCTTTAGTTATGTCAGGGTTGGCCCAACAGTAATCGGAGAACAATggcaaaaatcaaatcaaatcaaagaaaacaggaGGAAGAAGCCAGAGCCAAACAGAATCCACAAgaagtttttttaattgatgcAAACCAGGAGAGGGGGCAGACAAGGGTTCACCACTGACCATTTCTGTACAAGCCGTTGCCCTAAAATGAAAGGGTAACAAGAAGGATAAATTAATTCACTCATTAAGTTCTACACATTTCAACACACTATAAAAggttaaattacacatttaaaatgttgccTGTAATTACACTTCCTATAGTTCTAGATTAACACACTGTCAGTGTTAAAACCAGAGCTTTGTTGCATCTAAAATGTGTGCCACTACACGCAGAAGAATCGAGGTCAGACAACCTTATTGATGGATGTCTCGTTTTCCAAAATAAACGTGAATGAGATGTTAAATGACATGGCACACAAAGTCGAATGACACAAGCAGGGTGCTCAAGAGAAGAAAGGCAAATGTTGAGAGATAGAAGGCAACACTGGTGAATGGGTGTCAACAATCACGCATTGATGCCACACTGAGATCAAACGCACAACATAAAAACAGAAACTAAAAAACGGGAAAGGATACTGGGAAAAGAAGGGAGTTTCTCAAAACTGCAGAATGCACAGATGTGGTTCTTTACGAAAACACATTATGAGAACATGTATCTCCAGAAGAGAAAGAGGTAGACAGTTGAGAGACAGTTGGTGCGGGGGGCTGCTGTCCACGTACGCTGGCGTTGTGCTGCGGTCCGGTTGTGGGATGGGCCTCCTCAGCGCGGCCCATGGAGCTATTGCCACCGTGGGCCTGGGTGTTGACCACAGCCCGGGGAAGGACAGTATCATAGGAGGGCATctcatcctgctgctgcagcccaaagccacaaacacagagacccACACCACAACCACAGGGCGATGGGAAAAATTCAAACATTAAAAGGAAAGAAACTGAACttctataaataaaaacttctgaagagatattaaaaatatgttaaGACTTATTCTATCTACAATGTCAATATTATTTTGCTAGGTGTATTTATATCCACAAAAACTCCATGTCGACTTAGAACAATTTAGAACTGGGAAGAACACTCGATATGCTACTTGAATTTCATCAGAAATATGTTCACATTTCTAAAGGTTTGTTTTGACCCCTATTTAGACAAAGCAGTCTTGGTATAGTGTAAACTATGATGCTGGAATTGAATTTACACAGACATAGGGTTAAAGGGTAAACACCTTGCCCTTGCCAATGCTGTATTTGGATGTTCAGAGCAATAATCTAATATGTAATGGGGTCTCTGTATATGACGTGGATGTAAAATAAGCACAATAGGTCCCTGTTGATAAACATAGAAAGATACTTACATATGAACTTACATTTCCAGAGGCTTTACTGATCAGCGCCAGTTCTGTAGGCTGGTACACACAGCTGCGCAGCTGTCCGGTGtacccactgtatggagacacgGGCTTGttcactaaaaaaaaaagaagagagaaTCCTATTAATGCGTCATCGTTTTCAATACCAAAGAATTGTAGACTGCATAGCACTGATGAGCAAACCAGTTTACAAAGGCAGTTATCATAAATATTTTTGTTGATAGATTTAACTGGGGCTTGTTTTCAGAGCTAAAATGGTATTTTCCCATTATTGTGTAACCCTTACAGTTTCTGGGAAATTAACCGAAccatgaaaatcaaaacttataGGCAGTCACTTGTTGATGGCTTTCTTTTTGTCAGAGGCTACTTGCTCCGACACTTTGGGAAAAACCATCTTTAGGATTTGCAATTGGTACTTtgggaatttttttttaatttgggcCAACAGTTGACCAGACTAGGTCAGTGACTAAAGATCATGTTCACAATGACTAATTAAGCCAAAAACTGATTATGTACATGAGAGGTTGGTTGCAATAAAAAATTGAGGACCCTAAAGCCCTCCGAAATCTGGGAATATCCTGAACCTATGGATAGAGAACGTAGTCCTTGGCTAAACCATCTGTACTATGTCTTAAGGATTTAAAGCTGCCACCCCTCGGTCTCCTTGGATACCTAGGGAGGCAAACAGCCCCACACTGAGTAATAGGCTTTTATTTCAAGTAAGGCATGAGGTTGTTATTTGACTTCCACACTCTCCACTTaactaatattttattttagatggaGGTTGACAAATGAggcaaaaagtaaacaaaaccaaacaaaaaaacagatccTTTAAACTATTCAGTTCTCCCCATCAATTGTTCAACCCTGTGTCTGACTGAAAGCAGAGCAAACAGATGGAGAGATAAGATCcagatgttttgtatttttaaagtctgCAATTAAGAGCTGCAAATGTTTTGAACTTGCAAATTATTAATCTATAATAAGGGGTCTTCGCGGACTGCCTGTTTCCTGGCAAAGATTCAGAAAGTTATTATATCAGGCAGAGGAAAAACACATCTAGAATTAATTGGATTCCTTACCTGGATTCCTTTCTATCTGgcaatcaaattaaaataaactacacagtattttgtttttaaggttGTGGGGCTACAGAAGATTTGAGATTGGGTTTCCTACATTTTAACCTTTAAGTTTGGTACGCTACAGAAGGGTAATGACTTCACAGCAGGTTTAATTGACATTCAGATTGGGTCTGTAAACTACAGTCTAAATATTACATATGAACAAGTGTTTGGATTTATCTTCCTTTTGGTGGGGCATTGTAAATGGAGAATTTGTAATTGGAAACCATATTAAGTGGATTATATTTTCTCTCACAACATGCCATTGCATCTAGTACCTTCTCCTGCTTTGCACGTCACAGTACGACAAGTCTTTGTGGGCTAAGTGTACCGCCTGGAACAGCTCTTAATATTTTTATCTGAGTACAATtatatggaggataatccatggcaaaattaaaaataaatacagagagaaaataataaataaatagaaataaataaatggacatttattcatttatttctgtatttctatatttaatttatttttttctctgtatttatttttaattttggcatggattatcctccatacaatTAACTAAAACATCTTTATCAGAAGCTGTATTCAACTTATTTTACTTACTGTGATGTACtagaaacaaaactgaaaaaaaccaCAGAGTTGCTCGGCATTCCAGTGCAAGAATGCGAGCAGTCAGTGTTCGAGGTTCACCTACTGACCCGAGCCCTCTAGTTACACCATCTAAAATGATCGGAAATGTCAACTAAAACTTTGCCGATGGTGAAACACAGTTGTTAATGTTTCTAGTTCTCTAATTATGATCAACTGGAATTGCTCCTTGATCAAATACAGCTACCTACTTTTATTACACAAGCATGTTTGTGGTCATGGATTCTTATGGAAGCTGCCACTCCCCCGAGCCAGTTTGGCATTTTCCACAAAATTCACAGCCCAGGTGTTTTAAGAGAGTGTTTCCAAAACATGACCATGTTGCACAGATTGGCATGCATTCTAATGGACACGGTTGCAGCAAATTGTGAAATATGTCCCAAACAAATTAATGGGAAACTGT
Coding sequences within it:
- the zbedx gene encoding zinc finger BED domain-containing protein 4, with protein sequence MEDTGARGGMNPHEIIAFSSWKFAPLFIFKQEKGKNVTVQCKLCKPLEKFLSTSKSSTSNLKKHLERIHPNTCANYVSKISARKRHAESSEQSSHLPDTKKDCPIKVPREGAEERPVKQAKLQTSIKTVSQKKVNTLVFNFIVEDVQAFSLLEQPSFIKLIEGLQPGRTLMCQKTLLERIGWAFQSMKEKVTATLNGVSSVCSTADIWSAHGRNFFGVTCHWIDESSLERKSVALSCAPIQGSSTCDVIVAKLNEVHSTFSLQNKLRCTVTDNGSSFAKPFDEFAYREKKEMAVQTFEIIFEDVNEILESDIKELQFLLPPHQRCAANALGDIASEEVDRAMSSGVTRSLYRNAMEKCSALWIKTHNYTFASKALEDLANMDTVVRNAARWLHEYRAIQKIVLLSKEHLGEACESLGVDKFHSEDISLLQEYVEVLKPLAYSIDFIQGEKKCFLGYLLPTLLTLKTKLSERKPHVRFCAQLVDALIGAIDRRFEKLMSSRDAKVATVTIPKFRTWWLPLDQKVEVENMLVEAAVVEDMWRGGRDAKATCDSDSESEDNFFSFATSHKQANPTVEDEVKNYLQDTDKCISSLKKYPTVKHLFIKYNTTLLSSAPVERLFSHKGQILVPQHNCMNDEYFEQVLLLRYNRELGPFLLGDE